The Silene latifolia isolate original U9 population chromosome Y, ASM4854445v1, whole genome shotgun sequence sequence ctgcggtgatccattcagggatggtgagcagatattgagcaggtatgagttgagtactgggatagccgggatgtgccacggtcgatgatagaagtcttccatttgtagcttagtagttttcataaacatttcagttagctgattagacagttggtttgagacatgtattcgtattttggtttggtttttggattgtaacttttcactaaagtatttctatttaaacgttgtttcattattgtttatttgattatcattgcctcgggtaaccgagatggtaacatccttatacctgggtggtcctggtaaggcacttggagtatgggggtgttacacctgggTATAAGGAAATTGTGCAAACTGGTTGGGATCAGGtgtatcatggctcccctatgtttTGTGTGGGGAAGAAGTTGAAGGCTCTGAAATATGGCCTGAAATAACTTAATCGTGAACAGTTTGGAGATATTGAAAATCTCACCCATGTTGCTGAGATATCTCTGGGTAAATTCCAGGAAATGCTGATCCTGGATCCTATGAACCCTGAGATTTGTCAGGCTGAAAAGGATTGTGCAAAAGAATTGGGGGAACTTAGACAGGCTAGGGACCAATTCCTGAGACAAAAAGAAAAGATGGAGTGGTTGAAGTTGGGAGATGATAATACAGCTTTCTTTCATGCTAGTATTAAGAGTAGAAGGGCTAAAAATAGGGTGTTCCAGGTGAAGGATATGACTGGACAGTTATGTACTACCTCTGAGACAGTCCAACAAGCTTTTGAAAACTACTACATCTCTCTGCTGGGAACCTCAAAAACTGTGAGTCCTATTAATAGGAGAATTGTTCAGTATGGGAAATGTCTTAGTGTTGATCATTGTGAGGCTTTGCTTGCTCCTGTAACTGGTGAGGAGATTAGAGCTGCTATGTTCTCAATTCCTGGGAACAAAGCCCCTGGCCCTGATGGGTATAGTAGCCAATTTTTCAAAGATAATTGGGAGTTGGTTGGAGGGGATATCATTGAAGCTATTAAGAATTTCTTTTGTTATGGGAAACTTCTTAAGCAATGTAATGCCACTACAATCACTCTGGTGCCTAAAGTGACTGCTCCTGAAACTGTACAGCAATTTAGACCTATTTCCTGCTGTAATACAGTGTATAAATGCATCTCAAAGGTCCTTTGCAATAGAATTAGTCATGTTATGCCTGACATTATTAGCCCTTCCCAGGGAGCCTTCATCAAAGGGAGGGATATTGTTGGGAATATTTTAATTTGTCAAGATTTGATCAAATTGTACAAGAGAAAGAGTTGTTCTCGTAGAGCCATGATGAAAATTGACCTACAAAAAGCCTATGACTCTGTTGAATGGGAATTTGTGGGTCAGATGTTGGAAGCCTTGGGGTTTCCTGAGAAGATTTGCAGTTTGGTGATGCAATGCATCACTACCCCCTCTTACTCGATTTCTCTGAATGGGGAGTCTTTTGGGTTTTTTAGAGGTAGAAGGGGTCTCAGGCATGGGGATCCTCTCTCCCCCCTCCTGTTCACAGTGTGCCATGAGTATTTGAGTAGGGTGCTTATGGTGGTGCAAAAGCATACGAGATTTAATTACCATCCTTTGTGCCAGAGGATCAAGCTATCTCACTTATGCTTTGCAGATGATCTTATTTTTTTCTGTAAAGCTGATAGGGATTCTGTGAATTTGATGATGAAAGCTTTTGCTCTTTTCTCTAGGGCTACTGGGCTAGTGATGAATACTGGTAAGTCTAGTCTGTATTGTAATGGTATTGACAAACAGGTGCTCAGGGATTTGGAGCATATAAGTGGGATGAAGAGAGGACATGTTCCCTTTACTTACCTTGGGGTCACTGTCTCTCCTAAACGTTTGTCTGTTATGGACTATAATAGCCTTGTGGACAATGTTGTGGATAGAATTCGCGGGCTTGGCTCTAGAAAACTATCTTATGCTGGGAGGACTGTCTTGCTTCAGTCTGTGTTGAGCACTCTCCACAGTTATTGGGCCAGGATCTTTATACTTCCTAAGACTGTGATTTCAAAGATTGAAGCTATTTGCAGATCCTACCTGTGGCATGGCAATGATTCAAAAGAAAACCCCTGCCCTTGTTTcctgcactactacagatacaggctataacaacggtcaaaaaccgttgttatataaaaaagcggacgttgttaaagcgtccgttgtaaaaggttgtaacaacggttggtttcttaagcaacccgttaatagttttaacaacggttttaagtataaaaacccgttgtggaaagtgtgactcaattttggggggaaagttataacaacgggttgtaatatacaaaaccgttgttataactaaagacaacgggttgtttgtaaatgaccgttgttgtttgttcttaaaaaataaaaaaaaaattaaattaaatattactagatgcatgtataattacggccgttagaattccgatgcatgcagaatatcccttaaattaattaccaatggttttgaaaaaacttataaatgtgactagctataaatattaaagcatcctttagtatctaacattcattaattgaaacaacatggcaatgaaccctaattttatcaacaacgaagaatggcttacacaaacgattgaagatgatgggaaggttctcgccgggcttcccgccgatcaacacccattaatcaaagcatcccttgaacatcaacggaattattggattaagaggcgtgaagcagtccggcttgtcaacaaagcctcatcatcatcatcatcttcataccctcgtcggtctgttactcgcaacttggtgcgaccgccagagatatgttgagttgtactcttccaaccttatctccacatgcaagtcgtgtccttgcatatattcaatctgttattgcaaaatatgaagccaatgacccggaagttagcggtataccagagtggcgtgattggtggcaggttgagaagcgctttttacgcttaaccagggttgttccggcttattatacatcttttgatttctgataattgctgtaatgtatttggtttaaaattaaatgaaatgatcattttgaaagtgttgagttatgcttgtttgatttgcttccattttttcaactccatagatcagtcatcatcaagatccgaTTATTACGCCATTCTTGTgtcaataagatttgaagcaaagtattgagagatatgatgatcttgattatggcacaacttcctaacatatatattaattaaaaaacaactcaacccacacattgcttagtataaatacattgcattatctcaactaacatgcatttccattatctcaatatattctccaaaccctaactgctaaaacaaactccaaataaattaaccctctccttaatctttcaaaacaaactccaaactccaacaaaatgaatgatatcatccttaagactcttactatgctcgatccgatcaaggacgccaaagaagatggaaatgaaataattagcagatctttgaacggaacctaatggtcgataaaaacacatacatggaaacgaaataattagaaaaataaaataatgacgatgaaacaaacctgataattacagaacgtacgtaaagagacgatgaaatcaacagtgacggcgagaagataaagcgacgatgagaaagagagaaagagacgatgagaaagtgtgtgttttgtgtttgtgtttggctgctgctgggtttgtgtttgtgtatgtattaaggtttgtgttttgtggctgcagcagacttgtgtttgtgtggtttagagtatggaaggtattgacaacggttattaaacaacaaccgttgtgaaatatgttttaacaacggttgtaaaaaaaacccgttgttaaataagttttaacaacgggtttcaaaaataaccgttgtgattacttttcactaactttgcgccaattttgcgccaaattattaacaacggttggtcatgtgtgacccgttgttaaaacgaataacaacggtttttataaccatacccgttgtaattgattttagtaaaattcgcgccatacattctacaacgtctattgtgattttcgtgaataatcgttgttaaaggggcgttgtagttgcctggatttgtagtagtgctggGAAAATGCTTGCAAACCCATCAGACAGGGAGGCTTAGGGTTTAAAAATATTCACCTCTGGAATGTTGCAGCTGTAGGGAAGTATGTATGGTGGGTTGCCAAAAAAGCTGACCACTTGTGGGTGAGGTGGGTTCATGCTATTTACATCAAAAACTGTAATTGGATGGACTATGAACCAGGTAGTGGCAGCAGCTGGGCTTGGCGGAAAATCTGCCAAGTTAAGCAAATTATGAATCCCTATTTATTATCTTTATCTGGTTTGGAGCATTATACTATTAAAGCTGGGTACCAATGGCTTAAACCTGATGAGAATTTGGTGTCATGGTACCCCTGGATGCTGAATAAGTGGCTTATCCCTAAACAATCTTTTATAGTCTGGTTGATTGCTCATCAGAAGCTACTGACACAAGACAGGTTGGTCAAGATGCAGATCATTTCTGAAAACAAATGTTTCTTATGTGGGTTGCAGGAGGAGAATCTAAACCACCTTTTCCTTGACTACCTATTCAGTAGGAAATGTAGTGGCATGGTTTCTGAATGGTGTTGCCTGATGTTCCCTTTGCAGCACCTCATCAGTTGGTGGATTGATTTAAGGCAAGCATCTGCTTGTAAAAAGAAAGTTACTGCTATGATTCTTGCTAGTCTGATGTACCATATATGGCATAGCAGGAATTGCAGCAGAATTGATGGGTATGTCTTCAGACCTCGGGTGAAGAATGATGTTCAAAATCGTTTAACACAATGTAATATTCGTAGTAAAAATGCTTCAGTCCTAGAATGGGTGGAATATATTCGTTGTAATTGAGTCTGTTTCATGTATGACTCGAAAAATGGCTTGTATGGGacttttgatttgatttaatgaGAACTTACATtttcccacaaaaaaaaaaaatgttatcttttacaaataaaaatcaatatacCAAATTATGCGGGTGGCGAGACGGTTAATAAATGACCACGCATCATAAAATTCAAGACAAGTTTATGAATAAATATCCATTTTACTTAAcattttccgctgcaatttaaacTCATAAAACACCAAAAATATCACTCACAATACTTTACCAAATCAGGCCTTTTCGTGTCTAACATTCACACCGATTTGGTACTCGGTTTTACATCACCAAAACTAATGCAAGTATATGATATAAGTTTATTGATGGAGGATTTTCGATCAAAATCTTAATTTGATGtgaaaattattaaaaaaaaaaacttataaacGGAgaacgaaattattacatgctaAATTGATCAATTTTTAGCGCATAGCTAAAGTTTGAAATCTAATTAAGGTAAACGAATTATTGGAGACATAGATTGTATTATGTTTAATAAACAACTAATTTTAATATTATGAGATGATAATTTCTCAAAAAAAGGACATAAGTCTAGTTTAAGATATGTAAGATTATGACCACCTCATACTCTCATATGCTTTAATTTGACACGAAAACTTATTTGGGAAGATCTAGTATTTTACTAACCCATAGACATTGAGATATGATCGAAAAACCGTATACAAAAATGGTAGATTCTATAATAactaaataacaacaataaagagAGAGGATGAGAAGGGAACTGTTTTTTTGTCGCCCGAGTTTTACTAATGTCGTCCAAATTTGGACTTAAACTTTCCAATTCTACCCTTTGTTATTTCTATCTCCTCTCTTATTACATACGGAGTATCTCATAACTTTAAATTCAGTTACATAACTTAAACCTCTTCAACCATGAGCGACGACAATTTACACACGAGAAACGAAGTAAAATAATAATTTAAATGACATGGAGTAATtattgaaataaaaataaaaccataaacatatttttttttcttttacacGCATAATACCAAATTTGAGACTACTTTAGCACAATACAACTTGTATTCCTATTATGAAATGACTTAGATTAACCAAAAATGATGAACTTCGGATCTAGCCATGGCAAGTATTGTCGTGCAAGCAAGATGAtactgatgcccgtcgttgtgtgcaccaaaaataatatttataatacctattaaaactaacagaagctagtggtaacagggtcgaaccacagggaggcgatgcaattattagttgtctaattttaagtccaaggtaacaaatgtgggggtttgatttgattttttctatactaatggcaataaaggacaataaactaaataaacgaataaaacaaatattaaaagggtgctaagatggtcggttcactatagtttcggcggcagtaaacTAGGTacgtctaaaacaaacacgtgagacgggaaaataagaggtcctctcggtccactctcacaggtagcatctttcgatctcgctacaggtccctaatatcactaatgctaacttccgtcctgaaaagtgactaaaaaggctaaactaacttatctttcgacctcgttaatctagtcgtcttaattaggtaggctatctcctttccctatctttcgatctttattgggtcggtcaaatcctaaacattcaactagtcgcgtgcactcgatttgtcaaacatagagattaaattaattaaaacgaaggtaatctcacgaggccagtcgatcgaccaggggaccagtcgatcgaccatggcgcgatttaggtcgtcctattctaatgccgcataacctacagattccctacatcctagcacaaggggtttagctactcatactggaaagaataacaacaataagattgactaataaaactacagaattcatgattaaaacagctaaataaatgattaacataagacgataatttcggctttgggaaactaatctagcaattcttagactacgaatgaaataagaaataaaactaAACAGAAGAATATCGAAAAGGAATCGCAGAGAAACATCCAAAACCGAAAGCGAAGAGAACTTTATTGATGAAAGAGCAATCTAAAACTATTGACTATTGTATCGTATATTGAGAACTTTATAAAACTGATAAAAACAAGATTAAGAACTGAATAAAAACTCGATGATTATTCTGAATGCTAAAGCtaagttatataggaatacaacgtagttcttatttcaaaacctaatgtacaatgggcttcttaattctcgatcttcttattcacgtcagaattagcggcttggtcgatcgaccacacaaggcagtcgatcgactgctcttcgctgaacagtagctaccgGAACTCGTAGGTTGGTCGATCAactaagggcagcggtcgatcgactgaagtagctgatacttgacttctaacttctcgtggatttgtctttcgggcctcgaaatgcgcaccaagctcgttccttgagtaaatacttcacgtcaaatgcaatgcaagatactcggggacggatttagctcaatttctactcatttccgcataaatctgcaatattacataaaaatacgaaagtagacgaaatggggcaaatagtagcataaactacacaaatgagctctgaaatgcgtgtaaaatggggtgtaaaacatcatatttaggacacgcatcaaactttcctaaaccaaacccttgcttgtccccaagcaagaactagactcgatcctaaaaccttatggaacgagttcaatctcagagcaaaATGCAAACTGActagcctaaaccattttaatgcaataaccaacaatcaactagcaatatgaatcatgcaaacgagttatgaagtcgccaaaaactgctgaaccgttaactatagagacttatcattatggactctcacgggtcgctcaaatcactcaaataagcataggtgaaaatatgtaaaagatagaaagaattcatcttgatagtgacactcacctaactacgacctataagaacatgcctgcaatataatatgaaagtaatctctacaaccgtacatatgcattccaaccaaacagatgaccatgacacatgccgaggtaaatatggatatgtgaggctatgggcaagaagggctaagacgaatttggataaaaacagagttaaaagccaagcttgtaactaagggaaccaaattaataaaccATCCCAAATCcttgctcaaaattcaatcgAAACAGTGCTGATAGCAAGCACAAATCccacaatctccataattaaacaactccccataagatacaaatgaaacatgggagtgtAACTCACCAACTCATAAAGATTCAAACCatgtgatttttgattttttctcttttcttctcgggctgaagtcgatcgaccagaatgggTAGTCGATCTACTGTATTTGAACAGTACTGtacttttttctttttcgaatcatttttttttcttttcttctttccttctttttttttatcTCTTCCCAACtttatctcaaaatgagcattagctaccaaaaatgaagtaacaatcccaaaacgtaaactactagcttgacaaaggcaggctaaatgtaggatgtagttaacgggacaaaaaggctatttttggcagtgtggagcttatgggtaaaatgagaaaaggggacctctaccacatgtgtcaactaaccacaaaccgaatgcataccggtattaagcagattaagttcatatttatgcacatttatgtaacatgtcttataaggagtaactactcacaatcctagatgaactggtcatgaatgacaccagttataagctctaaaactcagaaaatgatgtagtttgccaaaattttaagtcaagtctcaagttcagcaagatattaacgaaaactcgtagattatgcatatatgattctactaataacatgtcaattagcaaggcttaggcaaaaacagatgcaaatgcagtgtcatcattgaaatactaccgttccgactcgacctacatgctaaaataaacgtgcaatttttgaatttttttgaaatttttcaaattttttctgaaattatttttgtatatataagggaaaataaataacaaatgcaagacaaaaatgtaaacgtgaatgcaagcaaatgagaTGCAACGCAAAactcttccccaaaccaaatcacacaatgttcccattgtgcaaaatcatgtaaggaagaaaaagagaaacgggaatttgcgagaatatTAAATAAAAAGGACATGAAGTAAgagctcggaaactcacaagactttaagcgcaacaaaaggaaacctccccaaaccagcgtgagctaggaggtttcagtagccaacagtgctaccaataagtacctgaaaagacaaacaataccacgcataaatcTGAGAGAGCAATctggaagcggtaattatgtgcaaaagttaaaaacggaagaaaacagaaaaatggcggaaaataaagaggagggaaaactccctcaattccgcaaaacgaccaaacacagtaggggaaaggtcgtgaacaggtacaacagcgacaatggtcgatcgaccatagcaggcagtcgatcgaccggaatgaacaggaacagaagttCCTGGAAgtcgcagttcagtcgatcgaccatagggggCAGTCGATTGACTGAGAAACcagctgtaactttctgatttcttcgaattagctcaataacttgagctaatacgGTCTATAGACCTAGAaacacacataataacgcgcccaaaattgcgcaaaacctaaAGCAACACTATAAAGTATGTAAAATCCTAGGCAAACTTATAAAATGCGAAGTCTTGCGCAcacaaagcaataaaaagagtctaaaagcaataaaatgtttgtaaaatctcaatcaactaatagttgatcaggaacggccacggaatggcccacttggtcggcttctggctactagaggtagcctcaacagtgctcatcttctcagctgcactcttcttagCTCCAACATCCGCTAAACTCAACGGGTCAACGgcttcagcatctccccaatcaatgacctcctcaagctcgtcagaatccaagtcggactccgtcactttgactggctcatcctcaggctcctcatccgtgccatagctaaggcatcctagaccgcctctttgaactattggctccttcacagctggagcaacatgtagctcttccttccccaaaccagctcctgcaatatccaaaacagaagaatcttcctccaatttgctcccagtctggggcggaggtgtcacaacaggaataggAATAGAGATAGACATATCAGGAAttacaaaataagatttcttttcagaaaccgtattgcaagttattggccacatggggtctttcttcttagcggtctgAGCAAAGACGatggaatgtttccctacctAAAAGGTCAAAGTcccagaaccaacatcaataactgcaccagcagtgtgtagaaatggtctacctagtatgataggtatgtgggcatcctcgggcatatctagtacaacgaagtcaacagggaaaaagaactttcctatttgcacaagaatgtcctctaagactcctatatgCTGGActgcagatcggtcagccatctgtacgatcatgttggtaactgcaaaccttgTCAATTTCAGcatcctagcaagactcaaagatatcacactaatactggctcctaggtcacacaaggccttctcaatagaaaaggtgccaatgttacatgggactgaaaagctacctgggtcttctaacttatggggtgcaatatgggtcaaataagaacatgactcctcagttagtgcgacagtatgcacagtttcaagtgacttcattttagacaaaagttgcttcacaaatttcatgtaagcaggcacttcattaactaattcaagaaaaggaacttatacgtttaagctacgaacaacattttcaaatttattaaacgatacttgttccttcgtcggcaccaatctctctagatagggggctgaaagtagcaacttagccctctcctctaaatctctcatgccggcgtcagtggatttaggctgaaaatccacgaccttctctttgttgaagctcgaaccctctttagaccgtctcaaaaatgagccattaaccgtcatcgggcCGTGCTTCGGAACTGGAACTGACCCATCATCATTTGGGTCTTgactcaatattttcggagtagtcgtaccccgaaacaagtggtccctcaagttgtctggcattggaggacgaaaagactcaccatcagcagcgctgtcaggtgatcgaccaggttggtcagtcgatcgactgacttctataGGACCAGAAGCTAATGTttgtcgcggactggtcgatcgactaggtatgtcagtcgatcgactgacatacctggtaatcgtctttttctttccactgttcgttccagctttcttctgactcggttccgcctcatctttttcagcaatgtcctcgaccatagcgggcccataagggtagacccactcctcaaagtaatggcattaagggtctccttttgatccgtctgagtcggtaaatgttccggagctcgagttgtattcttgcttgccaattgagcaatttcgctctctaacatcttcatcccagcctctctagcttgagactccttcagcgacaaatttttcaattcggcaaattcggaaccttgggactgctgctgctgctgctgaggaacatatggaggcttttagaactgttgttgcttatgagggggcacataattctgctgctactgctgctgtggaggttgagtcggatttaggacattttggctactccacctcaagttgggatgggtattcggctcaaaataagtgtttgtctgcctatattgttgaaaggcagcacaagactcaaagggattaggacaattgtctgaaacatgtccctcagctccacatcttttgcagatgAAAGAACCGTCTGAAATAGCATTCACatggtagatccctccttttgaagctcttctcaactcgtacttatcaattctcgccgtgagagcctctagtgcagctacagaaggagattcagcacttctcctttgatttcccctggaattcccatattcagctttatgggtggccaagtcatcgaTTATTTttcaccccttagtctctccaacattctcctggaacctaccactagctgcagcatccagggtagctctctgatcgtcatagagcccattatagaactgattgcataggctctacttttcaaacccatggtgcggaatggttcgcaccagcttcttgaaacgaacacacgcctcatgaaaattctcatccggaccctgtttaaagctcgtgatctgagctctaatggcattcgtcttcgaggcagagaaatacttcttgtagaatgctagggccaaggaattccagtcatgGATCCTATTAgtagctcgatccaggtctctgtaccactcccttgcagcatcacgaagggagaatataaacatggtctccttcacctggtcctgggtcacaccggttggtgggggtatggaacaggaATAATCGATgaatgtctccatgtgcttagctgcatcttcatttgcagctcc is a genomic window containing:
- the LOC141633025 gene encoding uncharacterized protein LOC141633025, with translation MNNPSKKKEIKRLLGQNNVGLCGLVETKIKVNNGNNVRLNICDGWPVCTNSSLHKGGRIWLMWDPSSYDVTIFDIQVQSIHTKVVDKVRRKEFWFTMVYGMDKLSDREPLWDSLRKYHSGLNGPWLVGGDFNAILASNERIGGAPITNAEMRPLAQLAHDCQLTDLSAKGSFYTWNNKHECGTKVYSRLDRTLINADWLCCFPDNFTHFLPEGMFDHCPGIFGDIENLTHVAEISLGKFQEMLILDPMNPEICQAEKDCAKELGELRQARDQFLRQKEKMEWLKLGDDNTAFFHASIKSRRAKNRVFQVKDMTGQLCTTSETVQQAFENYYISLLGTSKTVSPINRRIVQYGKCLSVDHCEALLAPVTGEEIRAAMFSIPGNKAPGPDGYSSQFFKDNWELVGGDIIEAIKNFFCYGKLLKQCNATTITLVPKVTAPETVQQFRPISCCNTVYKCISKVLCNRISHVMPDIISPSQGAFIKGRDIVGNILICQDLIKLYKRKSCSRRAMMKIDLQKAYDSVEWEFVGQMLEALGFPEKICSLVMQCITTPSYSISLNGESFGFFRGRRGLRHGDPLSPLLFTVCHEYLSRVLMVVQKHTRFNYHPLCQRIKLSHLCFADDLIFFCKADRDSVNLMMKAFALFSRATGLVMNTGKSSLYCNGIDKQVLRDLEHISGMKRGHVPFTYLGVTVSPKRLSVMDYNSLVDNVVDRIRGLGSRKLSYAGRTVLLQSVLSTLHSYWARIFILPKTVISKIEAICRSYLWHAVGKYVWWVAKKADHLWVRWVHAIYIKNCNWMDYEPGSGSSWAWRKICQVKQIMNPYLLSLSGLEHYTIKAGYQWLKPDENLVSWYPWMLNKWLIPKQSFIVWLIAHQKLLTQDRLVKMQIISENKCFLCGLQEENLNHLFLDYLFSRKCSGMVSEWCCLMFPLQHLISWWIDLRQASACKKKVTAMILASLMYHIWHSRNCSRIDGYVFRPRVKNDVQNRLTQCNIRSKNASVLEWVEYIRCN